Within the Syngnathoides biaculeatus isolate LvHL_M chromosome 13, ASM1980259v1, whole genome shotgun sequence genome, the region TTCACAGCACATTTAGAAACTGAAGGAACGTgataaataaaaagtaacaagacagctaaaaaaaagcacagaataaatcaaattaaataatatttttattttaacacaattttaataaaaattttgATTGTCAAATAGCATTTTTAcatgtgaattattttatttactttgtttttatttgtcaatTTAATATTcagcaatttaaaaacaatttttttttttatttgtattatcgATATAGTAAATTACACTAATCCCttatttttcacagttaatgggCACCAGAAATGcgaaaaaccgcaaagtaggACTCCCTCGTTCTCCCGTCCATTAGCTTGGCTAatggaggcagcacggtggtgcagctggagagcgttggcctcacagttctgagaactagggtttaaatcccagccccgcctgtgtttgcatgttctccctgtgcctgcgttagttttctccgggccctgcggtttcctcccacatcccaaaaacttgcattcatgggagactctaaattgcccctaggtgtgattgtgagtgcgggtgtttgtcccAATGAGCCCTGTGATatgctggcaaccaatttagggtgtaccccacatagctgggataggctccagcactcccacaacccttgtgaggataagtgggtcagaaaatggatggatggatggatgtatttctcAATGTGTATTCTTATCAtagcaatatatatttttataacaTTTGGATTGCTCGGTAATGACTTCGCTAATGACTTCCTTAAATGACATCATGAAGTCGTAAATGTGAACATAAATCATTAACACAGTCTTTGTTGCTAAGCAGGTTTATTGtcataaatgtttttgcaaGAGCTCCTGCTGCACACATTAAGATTCACATTTTATGGTTTCCATTTTCACATAAACACAGTTCTGTCATCTAAGGGTAACGCAGCGTCATGAGAAAAAGTcaagttaaagcaaaaaaagaaaaaagtcagtCAAAGTAAGAATGTGGGTGTCCTTTTCTCCAAGTGGGTGCGGCTTCAGCCTAACAGACGACCTCTCTGCAGCTGGAGAGGAAAATAAAGCTTCAGTTTTTGCAttgcattatatatttttttaagaattataAATGAAAGACCTTAGAGGGGGTCTTCTTGACGTGTTTGACAGCCTTCTCGTCGATGCTGGACATCAACTCCTGCACCCACGTCTCTTGCGGGTCACAGCAGTACACGCGGCCTTTCCGCATGGTGAAGCTGCAAGGATGGCACGAAATTTTAGCAACAATAAGTTGTATGCttgtaaaacaaaatagcaAAGAGGTCTGTAATTGcctaaaaatgtcacaagatggCGCAAAGCACATTTCTTTCTAATAGACGTGGCTATGGCTCGAGtaccggttataagcctcacccagcacaatagtaaaggaaataccattgggtacgtacatacgccgctcctgtgtaaaagccgcaagtgcccacattgaaacctacattGGAACACGAGATCTTTACAAAAATAGACGGTTTAACGCTAACACCGCCACGCAAAAGCAAATGCTACTgttgcgctaacgctagcactgcgctaacagggctggttaaaaaaaaacattaccggTAAAAATTCCTGCAactcggcagtaacacgctagcgcagcgctaacagggccggacccgtaaaagtcacttcctcggcacatatattccaccggtctcactcttaccttttccgctcaagtgccccctggcggccgttagaaaaacatgcacaaattaaccgcataaaccgcagggttgaaagcatgtggaaaaagtcgTTATTTCACATTACAGCTGTTTTACAGATACgcgacccaaatgaggataagcggtatagaaaagCGATGGATACATTGCGGAACATGAGCGTGTTTGCCTGTGGCCCGTTTCGTGGCGACGGCGTTCTCACATGACAGCGCGGATGTTGCAGCCTCCGTCCGTCTCCTGGATTCTGTACTTGACCGCGCGCTCCCGAATCCTTTTGCCGAGGTCTTTCACGTACGTCAGGCAGCAATCGTCGTAGGACACTGAAGCAGAGAAcacgtgttgttgttgttgttattgttataaATCGATGCGCTCTAGCTCAGTTCAAGGCGGCaaggtggggcagctggaaagcggtggcctcacagttctgaggtcccgggtttgaccccggacccgcctgtgtggagtttggatgttctccctgtgcctgggtgggtttcctcccacgtcccaaaaacacgcaacatgaattggacactaaattgcgccaaggtgtgactgtgagtgtggctgtttgtatttgatgtgccctgcgattggcgtgtgaaaaaagtcatggcttataggccggaaattaccgtaGTTTccaattttttcaaatataatttaaaaaaaaattctcaatcaATCCGGTTAATTATGCTacaatggaggggggggggaactacATTTATATGAAATTTTCTGTGTATGCATTCATATTTAGATAATGATACtgggtaaaaaaataatgccaAAGAATCATGTCAATAATGATTtctacaaaatacagtaaatatttagaCAGTacatcttttgaaaatgtgaacaatatcaatgCCAATCATGTCAACAatcaaaaaaattggaaaagcagtaaatatttgtacatttttctctTGAAATTTTGAACAggcggcagggtggatcagctggtaatgcgttggcctcacagttgtgaggacccgggttcgatcccagccccgcctgtgtggagtttgcatgttctccccgtgcctgcgtgggttttctccgggcactccggtttcctcccacatccccaaaaacatgcaacattaattggacactctaaattgcccctaggtgtgattgtgagtgtggctgttgtctgtctctatgtgccctgtgattggctggcgaccagttcagggtgtaccccgcctcctggctgttgacagctgggataggctccagcactcctcgcgacctttgttaggataagcggcaaagaaaatggatggatggatggatggatagttcagtTCATAACCAACCCATAAGAAGCttctttgcatttattttataaatttgtTACATCTTTATCACGGCCATCTTCTTACGTCTGCCAATCACGTCGCAGCGGGAATTCCGAATGATGCATCTGCGACACGACTGCCAAACGTTAACACGAATGGCTGGCGCTCTGAATCGGCGGAAAAAATATGGCATCGATCCCCGCCCGTCAAGTGAAAGCCTGTGTATCGCGTGTTCAGGCGTTCTCCCGGAAGTCCCGAATCAAAACTGGCACTCTCCGACGAAAATAAGTTGCCGTTCAATGATGCCAAAAGGAGCGCGTTCTCAATCACTTGCGTACGTTGAACTCGTTCAGGTGCAACGCTGGCACCTCCATCGGGAAGTAACGAAGGCTCCGTGAGGACAGGTCCACGGGCAATAAACGAACAACCCTTACAGACTTTATGTCCTGTGGTATGTTGTGCGTCACGATAATAAAATAGTAATGattgcctgatttttttttttttttttttttcttcttcttcctcctcacctTGTGCCATGGCCAGACTCAGGCACGATAAGACCAAGAGGACGAGCGGCGTTTCCAAGCGCATTTTTCCACTCGGTTTTGGGCTGCAGTTctgcaataataacaataaaaaaggaTTATTCAGGCGTTTATTTGTTCACTTGTCGACCTTCGGACGCGGTTGCACACCTTTAAGGAAACTTCCGCTGAGGAGAAtgtctttgctttttctttggcactctcaaactcatttttaaacattattattaacccattcatgggcagggtggcaattttttttgccttattgaggggataaaagtctcctaacaggccacaatcgaggaaataatgtttgtttatggttaagttatataataacttgaggcagccatgttgggtcaggaaggaaagggaaataactccgtgctaactttgaccgatgagttatcctctcctgataccaaattatggcttctgattaaaacacttcaatattttgatatactgaaggatataattatgatgtcccaaaaaGGGGACgttgcccacgaatgggttaaaataatatttgtacaATCCTGAGAAAAACAAGTCAACTACTGTTTGTTCCGTTGccataatttttacatttttaacagtcATTGCATTACTTACATGATTCCTTGAcattgtttttcacaatttatttcgGTACAAAATTCTATAAATACCGTATAAATTCCAATTATACATACCGTACTTAAACGTTGTACAGTATGTTCCCCGGAAATAATTCAAACACACTTGgcaatttattttaatacatCTAAcacatacaaatttaaaaataaattaagcaTGCATCATTTTAGTGTTCGtaattgtaaaaataagtttaaaataaacattttttgatagttttcacaatttatttctgtACAAAATTCTATAGagtatatattgtatttatccATACGGTACTTACATGTTGTATAGTATGTTGCCTAGAAATAATTCAAACACACTTGGCAATTTATTTTAATCCATGTAACACATGCAAATTTAATCATAAATTAAGCATGCCCCATTTTAGTGTTctgaattgtaaaaataaatttaaaatgactcaattttaatttttgtgactatttcaatattttttgatcgataagcagcttggaaattaaatgaaaagacatgcaagtgtaaaaataagttcaCATAAGACATCCAACTTGCGGGAGTTAAGCGGGACTCACATAAAGATTCTTTCACCTCCACAGAAttgtaaaacaaaaccaaaacacgAGAAAATGCTAACCCTGGTGACAATAACCATAAAATATGAATTGGAGCGACTGAGCTGCCGTGTCTGTCTTCACAGGCTTATTTTATAATAATTCACCACTTACATTGCGTTACTAAAAAGGTGAAATATCGATCGGCTATCATGGAATGCCTTTGAGTAATTGACGTTAGCATCAAGGCTAAatgagttttgtgtgtgtgttgcttaCCTGTGTGCCTTGCTTGCAAGATGTTCAGGTGTTGGTGTTACCTGCACGGGCGAGACCTTCTTATAAGGCCCAAAGGGGGCGTTTTTGCCAAGTGTCGTATTTCCGTCAGTGCGACTCACctttgtaccccccccccccaactaatttctctttctttttcccagcagagttttttttttttttttatcgttattattatcattattattattgcctgACAGGGTGTGAGGGGAGGATTTATATTCGGTACATGATCTCAGGTTACCAGCTGTTTGTCGGCAAGGCTTTATTGATTTAAGtgaacgggggaaaaaaaaaacagtttgaatgtcGGAAAGCATATTTTAGTAATCAGTCAAGCAAGGTGGGGACAAACTTGGCACTCGCTATTCTGTTGACTGACTGAATGAATTGACGATTGAAAATCATTgacatggatttttttatccattttgtaattttttttcagggtggggcagtattgattgatttattggcATAGTGATTGATTGGCATTGATGGTCAAaatttccacccatccatccattttctttgcagcttatcctcacaagggtcgcggggagtgctggagcctatcccagctgtcaacgggcaggaggcggggttacaccctgaactggttgccagccaatcgcagggcacatggagacaaacagccgcactcccaatcacaccttggggcaatttagagtgtccaattcatgttgtgtgtttttgggatgtgggaggaaaccggagtgcccggagaaaatctacacaggcacgggggagaacatgcacactccacgcAGTCGGGTCCGGGATCCAACCCACGACCtaagagctgtgaggccaacgctttaacagtgtccaccgtgccgcctgtttaAAATTTCAAGAGAAattgtacaaatatttactgattttcagattttttgatTGATTGGCATTACTATTCAAATTTTCAAAAGATGTACTGTCTAAATATTGACTGTATTTCATAGAAATCACTATTGACGTGATTCATTggaactatttttttccccagtatcATAATCTAAATATGTATGCATACACAGTAAATTTCATATaaatgtcgttttttttccccctccagtgTAGCATAATTAACCAGATTGATTGGTATAGATtaagcacttgttttttttttttattattatatttgaaaaaagtggaagctaccataatttccggcctataaggcgcgacttttttcacatgctttcaaccctgcggcttatgctaatttgtgcattttttttttttcaaacagccgcaagggggcactcgagcggaaaaggtaagagtgagtccggtggaatatatgtaccgaggaagtgacttttaccggtatgttttttttttttaccggccctgttagcacagcgctaaagtGAGCGCTGTGCcggcatgttgctgctgtgttactggcgtgtctcagggatttttaccagtatgttttttttttaaccagccccattagtgcggcactagcactagcgccatgctagcatgttgctgctgtgttactggggcgtctcagtgatttaggtatggttttttttaaccggccctgttagtgctgtgcttcCGTGTTGTAGCTATGTTAAGGTAAACTAAAgtattaaaagtttgaaaactctttctgtgcaccgtctttgtaaatatctcgtgtttcaatgtgggcacttgcggcttttacacaggtgcagcttatgtgtgtaccaaatagtatttcctttacaaatgtactgggtgaggcttataatcaggtgcgctctgtaggccggaaattacggcatatcccatttcaaaacaatgttgattattttcattttgccttTTTGGATTATTTGCATGATTTACATAATAGATTGAgattgtttttcacaatttctttCAGTACAAAATtctataaatacagtatatattgtatttatacATACCGTACATACACGTAGTATGTTGCCTTTGTGTCAGTACTGGCATAATTGTCAGCAATTATTGACTTAAATAAGttgcaatggatggatgaaaatatacagtaaagagagaaaaaaaagattagacAAGATTAGGACTGG harbors:
- the ccl25a gene encoding C-C motif chemokine 25, whose product is MRLETPLVLLVLSCLSLAMAQVSYDDCCLTYVKDLGKRIRERAVKYRIQETDGGCNIRAVIFTMRKGRVYCCDPQETWVQELMSSIDEKAVKHVKKTPSKLQRGRLLG